The genomic region TGATAAAAAACTGAGCCAAACACTCGTTGGCGGCATTCGCTTTATCACGAGATTTTGAACGAAAAAcgtagttttcttttcgtttttttttgtttttgagtctCCTGTAAAACATCGCTAAACCTCTTCGTACCTGATATCATGTTATGCTAGCAACGTCGTGCGACTGCACGGCTGGATTAAGAACAAACCAAATTGGGTGGAATTGGTGGAATCGCAAATGTAGCAAACCTTGTGACGCATTGCCAATTTTCTTCGTAGAGTTTCCGAAACAGTATGGAGAGCTCACTTCATACCATGATAGGATAGCTTCCCATTTGTGTAATCTTTTCTCATTAATCGATTTGTTTATCAAGCACGTCACCATAAGGGTGATTATAGATTTTATTGCCAATTTTAATATTACCCAGACTGTCTGAGTAGGAAGTAATTTCACATGTTTAATCAAGTCGTGCTATTAAACAAGCACGTGAGGATTACTTGGGAATTCGTCACAAATTATTGGCCTTTACATTATCGCAGCATTCTCAAACCGCGGTAAAAATAAGTCTGTCGTTTTGCATTCAAAGATATTTCTTCAGCTTTACTTGATCAAATTGTTGTTTGCCTACAAAGGAGTAAAGGGTAATTTATTGAAGGtgtaaaatgtttattaatGATTTAAGTTGAATTGATGAGTTAATTGAAGCGCAGGTCTTCCGACACTCATTAAACCAATGGTTTTCGAAAGCCAATCAAAGACttcgaaaaaatcatttttaatattactgcagtttttatgttgcattttcattgatttatgAGGCAAAAACtgtttagaactaatgacagctggctatcaaaaataataACCATGGCAGCCAACGTGTTAAGATGCCCTAATTCGCATAGATATACGATGCATTTGAAAGGGTCTACATAACGAATctcctttcatttttttttgctactaCAAAATAGCTTAACTGCAAGAGAACCTCAAGGCGTGATGATATATCAAATAATAGATGCATTAATCGTAGATAGTGTTCATTGAGTACATTTGCTTTATTTgagattttttcgttttaatgttttgattcCTCATGTAAAATGACCGTGTTTTCGTACCATTTTATGGGCATTTCTTCGGATCACCGAAAGTACAGAACTTAATGTCAGTGTTGAACACCTGGAAGCTTCCGCACGTCTGGACCGTAGCCTTGCCAAGCACGCAGATGACGAACTTGTTGCAGTTACCCGGGTACGGCTTCATATCCACGATAACGCCCTTGCACAAGCTCTTCAGTTCGTTAGCGGTTGGTTCAGCTGCAGGAGCATCCGTCGCTGCATCTGTTGCCGCTTCGGTTGGGGCGTCGGTTGGGGCGTCGGTTGGGGCGTCGGTAGGTGCATCGGTTACAGCATCCGTTACCTCTACAGCAGCCGCTGTAGTGGATTCCACCACCTCTTTGGAAGAACTTTCATCAGAATCCTTGGATTTGGACTCGTCAGATTTATCCTTTGATTCGTTGGACTTGTCCTTCGTCTTTTCTTTGCTCTTACCGGCAAAGACCGTCGAGCAGAGGACCGCGAGCACAAGCAGGATGCACAGTTTCTTGTTCATCTTGATGAGTAATTGTTGCGATACGAAGTGATTGTAGCTAGTTGCTCGACGTTCCCTTAAATACCAATCTAGCCACGAGAAGGCAAGATAAAACTCCAGACAAAATCAACATTAAGTTTACTCCGACGATTGTCCAAACTGTTTTTGGTTCCAGGAACGAgataaatcaaaatcattAACTGTGTGCTGTGGTCTAACGGAGAGTATATGCAAACAACTTCCGTCGGAACAAAcgcgttttttcttttattccacgaaaacaaaaatgcttggattataaaaagataaaatgttGTATATTTGTTTAGCGAGCATATGACGTAACCCGACGGTACACATCAATCCATGTCTGGCTTCCCACGCATGTGTCCGGGTCACCGAAGCCACATGTTGCCAGCTCAGCGATGAAGATGAAATTATCCGGACACTGCTGCACATTTGGTTGACCCAAAACACAGATGACGTATCTTGTACAATCTGTTGGGTGCGCCAGCATTCCTACAGTCACGCCCCGGCAGAGATCAGTGGGGAC from Anopheles coustani chromosome 3, idAnoCousDA_361_x.2, whole genome shotgun sequence harbors:
- the LOC131264020 gene encoding plasma protease C1 inhibitor-like, whose product is MNKKLCILLVLAVLCSTVFAGKSKEKTKDKSNESKDKSDESKSKDSDESSSKEVVESTTAAAVEVTDAVTDAPTDAPTDAPTDAPTEAATDAATDAPAAEPTANELKSLCKGVIVDMKPYPGNCNKFVICVLGKATVQTCGSFQVFNTDIKFCTFGDPKKCP